In Verrucomicrobiota bacterium JB022, a single genomic region encodes these proteins:
- a CDS encoding Rrf2 family transcriptional regulator, which translates to MKPDSRLSSVLHVLLHMAENPLPVTSEVMAQHMQTNPVVVRRTMAGLRKAGLVEAAKGPGGGWRLTCALAETTLHDVYRALGEPALFSFGNRNPQPRCLVEQAVNASIDEARQAAEAQLLARLTEVTLADIAADFQTRLRHHPHHNHPSHPHEL; encoded by the coding sequence ATGAAGCCCGATAGCCGCCTGTCTTCTGTGCTGCATGTGCTCCTGCACATGGCGGAAAACCCGCTACCCGTCACCTCGGAGGTGATGGCCCAGCACATGCAGACCAACCCTGTGGTCGTGCGCCGCACCATGGCGGGTCTGCGTAAAGCCGGGCTAGTCGAGGCGGCCAAAGGGCCGGGTGGCGGTTGGCGGCTAACCTGCGCCCTGGCGGAGACGACGCTGCACGATGTTTACCGCGCGTTGGGCGAGCCCGCGCTGTTCTCGTTTGGCAACCGCAACCCGCAGCCGCGCTGCCTCGTCGAGCAAGCCGTCAATGCCTCGATCGACGAGGCCCGGCAGGCAGCCGAGGCCCAATTGCTCGCCCGACTCACTGAAGTAACATTGGCCGACATCGCCGCCGATTTCCAGACCCGCCTGCGCCACCATCCGCACCACAACCACCCCTCACATCCGCATGAACTTTGA
- a CDS encoding NAD(P)/FAD-dependent oxidoreductase, which translates to MNFDVIIIGGSFAGLSTALYLARSRRRVLVIDAGEPRNRFAAASHSFLGQDGVPPGQILSTAREQLRAYPEVTFWVDLATRARHEADGFIVETWGGQRATGKFLVLTTGVRDELPDIPGLAERWGKSVAHCPFCHGYEFGGAPLGVLATGSNSIHQAHIIPQWGPTTFFTNGAITLSDEERASLESRSVVIETEAVAALEGAGEALEHVRLTSGRVVPVRALFLAPKLQMTSPLPEQLGCELTDTMVGRLLSVGPDQQTTVPGVYAAGDVAAPTHNVAFAVADGAKVAGAINFKLFAIPEFKRPA; encoded by the coding sequence ATGAACTTTGACGTCATCATCATCGGCGGCAGCTTCGCCGGTCTCTCCACCGCCCTCTACCTTGCGCGTTCGCGCCGCCGCGTGCTCGTAATCGACGCGGGCGAACCGCGCAACCGCTTCGCCGCCGCCTCCCACAGCTTTCTAGGGCAAGACGGAGTGCCGCCCGGCCAGATTCTCTCAACGGCTCGGGAACAACTTCGGGCCTACCCAGAGGTGACCTTTTGGGTGGACCTCGCAACCCGAGCCCGCCACGAGGCCGATGGCTTTATTGTAGAAACTTGGGGCGGCCAGCGCGCCACGGGCAAGTTTCTTGTGCTAACGACGGGGGTGCGCGACGAGTTGCCCGACATTCCCGGGTTGGCCGAACGCTGGGGCAAGAGCGTTGCCCACTGCCCGTTTTGCCACGGCTACGAGTTTGGCGGAGCCCCGCTCGGGGTGCTGGCGACAGGGTCCAATTCGATCCATCAGGCCCACATCATCCCGCAATGGGGGCCGACGACGTTCTTTACCAACGGCGCGATCACCTTGAGCGACGAAGAGCGTGCCTCACTGGAATCTCGTAGCGTGGTGATCGAGACCGAAGCCGTCGCGGCGCTGGAGGGCGCGGGCGAGGCGCTGGAGCACGTGAGGTTGACCAGTGGACGCGTAGTGCCGGTGCGGGCTCTGTTTCTCGCCCCCAAGCTGCAAATGACTTCGCCCCTGCCCGAGCAGCTCGGCTGCGAGCTAACCGATACCATGGTCGGGCGGCTGCTCTCCGTCGGCCCCGACCAGCAAACGACCGTGCCGGGCGTCTATGCAGCCGGAGACGTCGCCGCACCCACTCACAACGTGGCCTTTGCGGTGGCCGACGGGGCCAAGGTGGCAGGCGCGATCAACTTCAAACTGTTCGCGATCCCGGAATTCAAGCGACCGGCATAA
- the gatB gene encoding Asp-tRNA(Asn)/Glu-tRNA(Gln) amidotransferase subunit GatB — MEYEAVIGLEVHVQLKTRTKMFTRVEQGFGHEPNTLTNPVIMGLPGVLPVLNLAAIEQSVRMGLVFGSEIPEVCRWDRKNYFYPDSPKNYQLTQLHQPICVGGEVEIELPGPSRNVMGEHKRIRLHHAHLEEDVGKLNHYESDSLVDYNRAGTPLLEIVTEPDLRSPEEAVALLQSLRMHLMAAGISDCDMEKGQMRCDANVSVRPVGADYLNKRCEMKNLNSISGVRNAIAYEIRRQSKVYEKGGTVIQETRRWDADTGVTTSMRSKEEAHDYRYFPDPDLMPVRLPRDRVEALRSELPEGVFDQQRRYMEQFDFPYTLTSVICYDHELSRFFEQAQAEYDQNPKAIANYVANELQRERAAGEEEGLLPMSLLQITPSHIADLVRIIDEGKITKQIAKDVFTEMYQTGKRPLEIVKEKGLEQEDNSDELIPVLREAIAKNPKAADDVRAGNEKAINAFVGPAMKASKGKANPQQVREIVLKLLAE, encoded by the coding sequence ATGGAATACGAAGCCGTCATCGGTCTTGAAGTGCACGTGCAGTTGAAGACGCGCACGAAGATGTTTACCCGGGTGGAGCAGGGGTTCGGACACGAGCCCAACACCCTCACCAATCCCGTGATCATGGGACTGCCCGGGGTGTTGCCGGTGCTCAACCTCGCCGCGATCGAGCAGAGCGTGCGCATGGGCCTCGTCTTCGGCTCCGAGATCCCCGAAGTCTGTCGCTGGGACCGCAAAAACTACTTTTACCCCGACTCGCCGAAGAACTACCAGCTCACGCAGCTGCACCAGCCGATCTGTGTCGGCGGTGAGGTCGAGATCGAGCTGCCCGGCCCTTCGCGGAATGTGATGGGGGAGCACAAGCGCATCCGCCTGCACCACGCCCACCTGGAGGAAGACGTCGGCAAGCTCAACCACTACGAGAGCGATTCGCTGGTCGACTACAACCGCGCCGGCACTCCCCTGCTCGAGATCGTGACCGAGCCCGATCTGCGCTCGCCGGAGGAGGCCGTGGCGCTGCTCCAGAGCCTGCGCATGCACCTCATGGCGGCTGGCATCAGCGATTGCGACATGGAGAAGGGCCAGATGCGTTGCGACGCCAACGTCAGCGTTCGCCCCGTCGGTGCCGATTACCTCAACAAGCGCTGCGAGATGAAGAACCTCAACTCCATCTCCGGCGTGCGCAACGCCATCGCCTACGAGATTCGTCGCCAGTCGAAGGTCTACGAAAAGGGCGGCACGGTGATCCAGGAGACCCGCCGCTGGGATGCCGACACGGGCGTCACCACCAGCATGCGCAGCAAGGAAGAGGCGCACGACTACCGTTATTTCCCCGACCCCGACCTGATGCCCGTGCGTCTGCCGCGCGACCGGGTCGAGGCCCTGCGCTCCGAGCTGCCCGAAGGCGTCTTCGACCAGCAGCGCCGTTACATGGAGCAGTTCGACTTCCCGTATACGCTCACCTCGGTGATCTGTTACGACCACGAGCTGAGCCGCTTCTTTGAGCAGGCGCAGGCAGAATACGACCAGAACCCCAAGGCCATCGCCAACTATGTGGCCAACGAGCTGCAGCGCGAGCGTGCCGCCGGGGAGGAAGAGGGCTTGCTGCCGATGAGCCTGCTCCAGATCACGCCCAGCCACATCGCCGATCTGGTGCGTATCATCGACGAGGGCAAGATCACCAAGCAGATTGCCAAGGACGTCTTCACCGAGATGTATCAGACCGGCAAGCGCCCGCTGGAGATCGTGAAGGAGAAGGGCCTGGAGCAGGAAGACAACTCCGACGAGCTGATCCCAGTCTTGCGCGAGGCCATCGCGAAGAACCCCAAGGCGGCTGATGACGTGCGCGCGGGCAATGAAAAGGCGATCAATGCCTTTGTCGGCCCGGCCATGAAGGCCTCCAAGGGTAAGGCCAACCCGCAGCAGGTTCGCGAGATCGTGCTCAAGCTGCTGGCTGAGTAG
- the gatA gene encoding Asp-tRNA(Asn)/Glu-tRNA(Gln) amidotransferase subunit GatA, whose translation MSGELIWHSATALSDLLEQGSLTSRELTEACLARAEAVEPRVRAFLDTHAEFALEQAHDSDQRRLMGQARGPLDGVPVSLKNVIAAKGMPLTASSKMLAPFVSPYDATVTLKLKNAGAVILGRTNLDEFAMGSSCENSAFGPTYNPWDTTRIPGGSSGGAAACIAAGEVPLSLGSDTGGSIRQPASLCGIVGMKPTYGLVSRYGLAAFASSLDQIGPFARTVEDAALLLQTIAGHDPFDSTSLTTDIPDYRAALRQEPKKWRLGVPTEFFGEGLDPEVKAAVEQAIQWYEQQGCEIVEISLPHNELSVPVYYVLAPAEASSNLARYDGVRYGHRSERATDAIDLYFKSRGEGFGPEVKRRILLGTYVLSSGYYDAYYLRAQKVRTLIRNDYMKAFEQVDAILTPTSPTAAFKLGEKSDDPLAMYLADIYTISVNLAGLPGLSLPCGFTKEKLPIGLQVIGQPFKEAELFQIAHAYEQAHDWKTTHPNL comes from the coding sequence ATGTCCGGTGAATTGATCTGGCACAGCGCCACCGCCCTTTCCGACCTGCTGGAGCAGGGAAGCCTTACCTCGCGTGAACTGACGGAGGCCTGCCTCGCCCGCGCCGAGGCCGTGGAGCCTCGCGTGCGTGCCTTTCTCGATACGCATGCCGAGTTTGCGCTGGAGCAGGCGCACGATTCCGACCAGCGCCGCCTGATGGGGCAGGCGCGGGGCCCGCTCGATGGGGTGCCGGTGAGCCTCAAGAACGTGATCGCGGCCAAGGGCATGCCGCTGACAGCTTCGAGCAAGATGCTCGCCCCCTTTGTCAGCCCCTACGATGCGACGGTGACGCTGAAGCTGAAAAACGCCGGGGCCGTCATCCTCGGGCGGACCAACCTCGACGAGTTTGCGATGGGCAGCTCGTGCGAAAACAGCGCGTTTGGCCCCACCTATAACCCTTGGGACACCACCCGCATCCCCGGCGGCTCGTCCGGCGGCGCGGCGGCGTGTATCGCGGCGGGCGAAGTGCCCCTCAGCCTTGGCTCGGATACCGGCGGCTCGATCCGCCAACCGGCCTCGCTCTGCGGCATTGTGGGCATGAAGCCGACTTACGGCCTCGTTTCGCGCTACGGCCTGGCCGCCTTTGCCTCGTCGCTCGACCAGATCGGCCCGTTTGCGCGCACGGTGGAAGACGCCGCGCTGCTGCTCCAAACCATCGCCGGTCACGACCCGTTTGACTCGACCTCGCTCACCACCGACATCCCCGACTACCGCGCGGCCTTGCGCCAGGAGCCCAAGAAGTGGCGTCTGGGCGTGCCGACCGAGTTCTTTGGCGAAGGCCTCGACCCCGAGGTAAAGGCCGCCGTCGAGCAGGCCATCCAGTGGTATGAGCAGCAGGGGTGCGAGATCGTGGAGATTTCGCTGCCGCACAACGAGCTTTCCGTGCCCGTCTATTACGTGCTGGCCCCGGCCGAAGCGTCATCCAACCTCGCGCGTTACGACGGGGTGCGCTACGGCCACCGCAGCGAGCGCGCGACCGACGCGATCGACCTCTATTTCAAGTCCCGTGGCGAAGGCTTCGGCCCCGAAGTGAAGCGCCGTATCCTGCTCGGTACCTACGTGCTTTCCAGCGGCTATTACGATGCGTATTACCTGCGTGCCCAGAAGGTGCGCACGCTGATCCGCAACGATTACATGAAGGCATTCGAGCAGGTCGATGCGATCCTGACCCCGACTTCGCCCACGGCAGCCTTCAAGCTTGGGGAGAAGTCCGACGACCCGCTCGCGATGTATCTGGCCGACATTTACACGATCTCGGTCAACCTCGCCGGCCTGCCCGGCCTCAGCCTGCCCTGCGGCTTCACGAAGGAAAAGCTGCCCATCGGCCTGCAAGTCATCGGCCAGCCTTTCAAGGAAGCCGAGTTGTTCCAGATCGCCCACGCCTACGAGCAAGCCCACGACTGGAAGACCACCCACCCGAACCTGTAA
- a CDS encoding class I SAM-dependent methyltransferase, with the protein MADKSSVEQIRARFDGDVERFSNLETGQVAALDGRLMLETITAAARGCIPQARGVLDLGCGAGNYSLMLQQAYGRELDFHLVDLSQPMLDRAQERLREAGAGELHLHQSDLRTLDLPEGEVDIIVAAAVLHHLREEHEWQEVFASLYRWLRPGGWLFISDLVTHDDPQIDAQQWDAYGRYLEGLKGPAYREQVFAYIAQEDSPRSLAFQLRLMEQVGFTSCEVLHKHAVFAAFGGRKG; encoded by the coding sequence TTGGCCGATAAGTCCTCGGTCGAGCAAATCCGTGCGCGCTTCGATGGCGACGTGGAGCGCTTCTCCAACCTCGAAACCGGCCAGGTCGCTGCGCTCGACGGTCGCCTGATGCTGGAGACGATTACCGCCGCGGCTCGTGGCTGCATACCGCAAGCGCGCGGCGTGCTCGACCTCGGCTGCGGCGCGGGCAATTACTCCCTCATGCTCCAGCAGGCCTATGGTCGCGAACTCGACTTCCACCTCGTCGACCTCAGCCAGCCGATGCTCGACCGCGCGCAAGAGCGCCTGCGCGAGGCCGGGGCAGGGGAGCTGCACCTCCACCAGAGCGATTTGCGCACGCTCGACCTGCCGGAAGGAGAGGTGGATATCATCGTGGCCGCTGCCGTGCTCCACCACCTGCGCGAAGAGCACGAATGGCAGGAGGTCTTCGCCAGTCTCTACCGCTGGCTGCGCCCCGGTGGCTGGCTCTTCATCTCCGACCTCGTCACCCACGACGACCCGCAGATCGACGCCCAGCAGTGGGACGCCTACGGCCGCTATCTCGAAGGCCTCAAAGGCCCCGCCTACCGCGAGCAAGTCTTTGCCTACATCGCACAGGAAGACTCGCCCCGTTCCCTCGCCTTCCAACTCCGCCTGATGGAGCAAGTCGGCTTCACCAGCTGTGAAGTCCTCCACAAGCACGCGGTGTTCGCCGCCTTCGGCGGGAGGAAGGGGTAG
- a CDS encoding VOC family protein, with translation MSKIVTCLWYDGNAEDAANFYVSLLPNSRIDKIFRSPVETPGSPAGSVLTVEFTLAGQRYMGLNGGPGVHFTDAVSFQIMCEDQAEVDRLWNALKASGGKEIACSWIKDRWGLSWQIVPTRLMELIQDPDPERSRRAMMAMMDMVKIDIAKVEAAADGRA, from the coding sequence ATGTCGAAGATCGTAACTTGTCTCTGGTATGACGGTAACGCTGAAGATGCCGCCAACTTTTACGTCAGTCTCCTCCCCAACTCGCGGATCGACAAAATCTTCCGCTCGCCTGTAGAAACGCCCGGCAGCCCCGCCGGCTCAGTCCTCACGGTAGAGTTCACCCTCGCCGGTCAGCGCTACATGGGCCTCAACGGCGGGCCCGGCGTCCACTTCACCGATGCCGTCTCGTTTCAGATCATGTGCGAGGACCAGGCCGAGGTCGACCGACTCTGGAATGCACTGAAGGCCAGCGGCGGCAAGGAGATCGCCTGTAGCTGGATCAAGGACCGCTGGGGCCTCAGCTGGCAGATCGTTCCGACCCGCTTGATGGAGCTGATCCAGGACCCTGACCCCGAGCGCTCTCGCCGCGCCATGATGGCGATGATGGACATGGTGAAGATCGACATCGCCAAGGTCGAAGCCGCTGCGGATGGACGTGCCTAG
- the gatC gene encoding Asp-tRNA(Asn)/Glu-tRNA(Gln) amidotransferase subunit GatC, protein MAEQTPAMDLDYVANLARIELTPEEKERFANQFSAILGYFEKLKAVDVSGIEPTAHAFPVENVLGADEPGPAFSPEEAMRNAPAQRQNMVVVPKVVEDA, encoded by the coding sequence ATGGCAGAGCAAACGCCGGCAATGGATCTGGATTACGTGGCCAACCTGGCCCGCATTGAGTTGACGCCCGAGGAGAAGGAGCGCTTCGCGAACCAGTTTAGCGCCATCCTGGGCTACTTCGAGAAGCTCAAGGCGGTGGATGTGAGCGGCATCGAGCCGACGGCGCACGCCTTCCCGGTCGAAAACGTGCTCGGCGCCGACGAGCCTGGCCCGGCCTTCTCCCCCGAAGAAGCCATGCGCAACGCCCCCGCCCAACGCCAGAACATGGTCGTGGTGCCCAAGGTGGTCGAGGACGCTTGA
- the pheT gene encoding phenylalanine--tRNA ligase subunit beta — MKISRNWLQRYVDLADQSNEAIAHALTMVGFEVEGIEQTGLPQLDHVVVGEILSYEPHPDADKLSVCQVDVGQGEPQQIICGAKNFKQNDRVIAALPGAVLPGDFRIEPRKMRGVQSNGMLCSESELGLAEESDGIAILEERPEVGTPINVVFSDNDTIFDVEITPNRPDALSHIGIAREMSAWFRRELSYPEIRLDPTNAHRGSLVGGLRVEADERCPHYLGYSIRNVKVQESPKWLKRALQAIGLRPINNVVDITNYVLHELGHPMHAFDVKKIAGSVVVVRLANEGEKITTLDHKERTLTADTLVIADAERPLVIAGVMGSVEAEVDETTTDIFLEVAYFRASFIRRTSRQYGLSSDSSYRYERGIDPKGAEYAAMRAIDLIVQVTGGDLMGPPLSAGEPPLIEQSIDLPLQFVYDRLGFTIEENEVVDCLRYLELDVRREESNGQTTLRVGIPSFRLDLYRPIDLVEEILRIYGCEKIPATTSRFPSLLAEDAPSARLTRRVSQLLLGKGFNEAMHYTLRPESELSTWAAGANPTNLALQNPLASDASHLRPSLLPGLLDCLALNQARGNEPQRLFETGRVFREFKGQVHELTAVAFVLSQKAPSQWSQRQQPDFYTASALIQEVLKGCGVSVTPDRFGPVEGTGVWQGGHSAGFGRLQMGFEAQFGLLDVKLTHDADIEGGVLAGEIVLTPDFLQRPAKRARYSSFSQFPTATRDLALLVDASEPSGKVRNKLEGIGRKATGKDFDLEQVEVFDVYLGQGLPDGKKSLAFSLTFRSADRTLTEKEVNAAFTQIQHQMTKGTGYELRS; from the coding sequence ATGAAAATCTCCCGTAACTGGCTCCAGCGCTACGTGGACCTCGCCGATCAGAGCAACGAGGCGATCGCCCATGCCCTGACGATGGTCGGCTTTGAAGTCGAAGGCATCGAGCAGACCGGGTTACCCCAGCTCGATCACGTCGTGGTGGGTGAGATCCTTTCCTACGAGCCGCACCCCGATGCGGACAAGCTCTCCGTCTGTCAGGTCGACGTGGGGCAGGGCGAGCCGCAGCAGATCATCTGCGGTGCCAAGAACTTCAAGCAGAACGACCGCGTAATCGCCGCCCTCCCGGGTGCCGTGCTGCCGGGCGACTTCCGCATCGAGCCGCGCAAGATGCGGGGTGTGCAAAGCAATGGTATGCTCTGCAGCGAGTCCGAGCTTGGTCTGGCCGAAGAGTCCGACGGCATCGCGATTCTCGAAGAGCGCCCCGAAGTCGGCACGCCGATCAACGTGGTGTTCTCCGACAACGATACGATCTTCGACGTCGAGATCACGCCCAATCGCCCCGACGCGCTGAGCCACATCGGCATCGCGCGCGAAATGTCAGCCTGGTTCCGCCGCGAGCTGAGCTACCCCGAGATCCGCCTCGACCCCACGAACGCCCATCGCGGCTCACTGGTCGGGGGCCTTCGCGTAGAGGCCGACGAGCGCTGCCCGCACTACCTTGGCTACTCGATCCGCAATGTGAAGGTGCAGGAGAGCCCCAAGTGGCTCAAGCGCGCCCTCCAGGCCATCGGCCTGCGCCCGATCAACAACGTCGTCGACATCACCAACTACGTGTTGCATGAGCTGGGCCACCCGATGCACGCCTTCGACGTGAAGAAGATCGCGGGCAGCGTCGTCGTCGTCCGCCTGGCCAACGAAGGCGAAAAGATCACGACCCTCGACCACAAGGAACGTACCCTCACGGCTGATACACTCGTGATTGCCGACGCTGAGCGCCCGCTGGTCATCGCCGGCGTCATGGGCTCGGTCGAAGCCGAAGTCGACGAGACCACGACGGATATTTTCCTCGAAGTCGCCTACTTCCGCGCGTCGTTCATTCGCCGCACTTCCCGCCAATACGGCCTTTCCTCCGACAGCTCTTATCGCTACGAGCGCGGTATCGACCCGAAGGGCGCCGAATACGCCGCCATGCGTGCCATCGACCTGATCGTGCAAGTGACGGGAGGCGACCTGATGGGGCCGCCCCTTAGCGCGGGCGAACCACCGCTGATCGAGCAGTCGATCGACTTGCCGCTCCAGTTCGTCTACGACCGCCTCGGCTTCACCATTGAGGAAAACGAAGTGGTCGACTGCCTGCGCTATCTGGAGCTGGACGTGCGCCGCGAAGAAAGCAACGGCCAGACGACCCTCCGCGTCGGCATCCCCAGCTTCCGCCTCGATCTTTACCGCCCGATCGACCTCGTGGAAGAGATTCTGCGCATCTACGGCTGCGAAAAGATCCCGGCCACGACCAGTCGCTTCCCGAGCCTGCTGGCGGAGGACGCCCCTTCTGCCCGCCTGACGCGCCGCGTTTCGCAACTGCTCCTAGGCAAAGGCTTTAACGAGGCGATGCACTACACGCTGCGCCCCGAGAGCGAGCTGAGCACCTGGGCCGCCGGGGCCAACCCGACCAATCTGGCGCTGCAAAACCCGCTCGCCAGCGACGCCAGCCACCTGCGCCCCTCGCTCTTGCCCGGCCTGCTCGACTGTTTAGCACTCAACCAGGCCCGGGGTAACGAACCGCAGCGCCTGTTTGAGACCGGTCGCGTGTTCCGTGAGTTCAAGGGCCAAGTCCATGAGTTGACCGCCGTGGCCTTCGTGCTCAGCCAAAAAGCGCCCTCGCAATGGAGCCAGCGCCAGCAGCCCGACTTCTACACCGCTTCGGCCCTGATTCAGGAGGTGCTCAAAGGCTGCGGCGTCAGCGTTACGCCCGACCGCTTTGGCCCGGTGGAAGGCACCGGCGTCTGGCAAGGCGGCCACAGTGCCGGCTTCGGACGCCTGCAGATGGGCTTCGAGGCCCAATTCGGCCTGCTCGACGTCAAGCTGACCCACGATGCCGATATCGAGGGTGGGGTGCTGGCAGGTGAAATCGTGCTCACGCCCGACTTCCTGCAGCGCCCGGCCAAGCGCGCCCGCTACTCCAGCTTCAGCCAGTTCCCGACCGCCACGCGCGACCTCGCCCTGCTGGTCGACGCCTCCGAGCCCTCCGGCAAGGTGCGCAACAAGCTGGAAGGCATTGGCCGCAAAGCCACGGGTAAGGATTTCGACCTTGAGCAGGTGGAAGTCTTCGACGTCTACCTCGGTCAAGGCCTGCCCGACGGCAAGAAGAGCCTCGCCTTCAGCCTCACCTTCCGCAGCGCCGACCGCACGCTGACGGAGAAGGAGGTCAACGCTGCCTTCACCCAGATCCAGCACCAGATGACCAAGGGCACCGGCTACGAGCTGCGGTCCTGA